In Gordonia phthalatica, one genomic interval encodes:
- a CDS encoding SDR family oxidoreductase, protein MPTALITGASRGVGAQIARALAPTHDLLLGGRGSAELDALAMEFDGAVTLPVDITDYAALETVVETVDALDVLVHSAGVASSLEAVADTPVEEWRHVMDVNVIAAAELTRLLLPALRSRSGHIVFLNSGAGMNVRANWTPYAASKFALRALADGIRNEEPTLRVTSIFPGRIDTDMQRDIVAFEGADYDPSKYLRPETVAAAVANAVNTPADAHPTDIVLRPRASRNR, encoded by the coding sequence ATGCCTACCGCTTTGATCACCGGAGCCAGTCGTGGCGTCGGTGCGCAGATCGCTCGCGCTCTCGCACCGACCCACGACCTTCTGCTGGGTGGCCGCGGCTCCGCGGAGCTCGACGCCCTGGCCATGGAGTTCGACGGTGCCGTGACCCTGCCCGTCGACATCACCGACTACGCCGCGCTGGAGACGGTCGTCGAGACCGTGGACGCGCTCGACGTGCTGGTCCACAGCGCGGGTGTGGCATCGAGCCTGGAGGCCGTCGCCGACACCCCCGTCGAGGAGTGGCGGCACGTGATGGACGTCAACGTGATCGCCGCGGCCGAGCTGACCCGGCTGCTGCTCCCCGCCCTCCGCTCCCGCAGCGGGCACATCGTGTTCCTGAACTCCGGTGCCGGAATGAACGTCCGTGCCAACTGGACCCCTTATGCCGCAAGCAAATTCGCACTTCGTGCGCTCGCAGACGGCATCCGCAACGAAGAGCCCACGCTCCGCGTGACGTCGATCTTCCCCGGCCGTATCGACACCGACATGCAACGTGACATCGTCGCCTTCGAGGGCGCCGACTACGACCCGTCGAAGTACCTGCGGCCCGAGACGGTCGCCGCGGCCGTCGCCAACGCCGTCAACACCCCCGCGGACGCGCACCCCACCGACATCGTCCTGCGCCCGCGGGCATCCCGGAACCGCTGA
- a CDS encoding nuclear transport factor 2 family protein, with product MTAEQQEIGLSDKIAATVQAYIDGLNSGTADDIADLYADGATVEDPIGAPVRSTRAELVEFYGIITGLDSRDAELKWTKIAGDTAVFEFTLVTGVAGSKFEITPVDIMVFDDDGKIVSMRAVWSQEDLKQV from the coding sequence ATGACTGCTGAGCAGCAGGAGATCGGTCTGTCGGACAAGATCGCCGCGACCGTCCAGGCGTACATCGACGGCCTCAACTCGGGCACCGCCGACGACATCGCCGACCTCTACGCCGATGGCGCGACCGTCGAAGACCCCATCGGCGCACCCGTTCGCAGCACGCGTGCCGAACTGGTCGAGTTCTACGGCATCATCACCGGCCTCGACAGCCGCGACGCCGAGCTCAAGTGGACCAAGATCGCCGGCGACACCGCGGTCTTCGAGTTCACGCTGGTCACCGGGGTGGCGGGCTCGAAGTTCGAGATCACCCCGGTCGACATCATGGTCTTCGACGACGACGGCAAGATCGTCAGCATGCGCGCCGTGTGGAGCCAGGAGGACCTGAAACAGGTCTGA
- a CDS encoding YnfA family protein, producing the protein MTVTRSILLFVLAAVAEIGGAWLIWQGIREHRGWLFIGAGVVALGLYGFVATLQPDAEFGRILAAYGGVFVAGSLIWGMVVDGFRPDRWDVIGALICLVGVAVIMYMPRALEG; encoded by the coding sequence ATGACCGTGACCCGCTCGATCCTGCTGTTCGTCCTCGCCGCCGTCGCCGAGATCGGCGGCGCGTGGCTCATCTGGCAGGGGATCCGCGAGCACCGCGGTTGGCTGTTCATCGGCGCGGGAGTGGTGGCGCTCGGCCTTTACGGCTTCGTCGCCACGCTGCAGCCCGACGCCGAGTTCGGCCGCATCCTCGCAGCGTACGGCGGTGTCTTCGTCGCCGGATCACTGATCTGGGGCATGGTGGTCGACGGCTTCCGCCCCGACCGCTGGGACGTGATCGGTGCCCTGATCTGCCTCGTCGGCGTCGCCGTGATCATGTACATGCCGCGGGCGCTGGAGGGGTAG
- a CDS encoding acyl-CoA dehydrogenase family protein, with translation MAINLELPEKLNSTVERARLAAEHIFRPISRKYDKAEHEYPTELDELGKIAKQARSGDKDADKGADKGETVNGANIRSVLNARELSWGDVGLMLSIPYQGLGNAAIAAVANDEQLERFADVWAAMAITEPSFGSDSAAVSTTAVLDGDEYVINGEKIFVTAGSRADHVVVWATLDKSVGRAAIKSFVVPLNSTGVTVARLEEKLGLKASDTAVIVFDDVRVPAENLLGSPDIEVRKGFGGVMQTFDNTRPVVAAMAVGLGRAALEELRRMLEEAGHEIDYDRPAAAQHASVADFIRLESDWEASWMLALRAAWMADNKTPNSAEASMSKAKAGRMVTELTNKAVEIGSTAAFSETELLEKWARDSKILDIFEGTQQIQQLIIARKVLGKNSADLK, from the coding sequence ATGGCTATTAACCTTGAGCTCCCGGAGAAGCTGAACTCCACGGTCGAGCGCGCCCGCCTTGCTGCCGAGCACATCTTCCGGCCCATCTCCCGCAAGTACGACAAGGCCGAGCACGAGTACCCCACGGAACTCGACGAACTCGGCAAGATCGCCAAGCAGGCGCGCAGCGGCGACAAGGACGCCGACAAGGGTGCTGACAAGGGTGAGACCGTGAACGGCGCCAACATCCGCTCGGTGCTCAACGCACGTGAGCTGAGCTGGGGCGACGTCGGACTCATGCTGTCGATCCCCTACCAGGGCCTCGGCAACGCCGCCATCGCCGCCGTCGCGAACGACGAGCAGCTGGAGCGCTTCGCCGACGTCTGGGCCGCCATGGCCATCACCGAGCCGAGCTTCGGCAGCGACTCCGCCGCCGTCTCCACCACCGCGGTGCTCGACGGCGACGAGTACGTCATCAACGGCGAGAAGATCTTCGTGACCGCCGGGTCGCGCGCCGATCACGTGGTCGTGTGGGCCACCCTCGACAAGAGCGTCGGCCGCGCCGCCATCAAGAGCTTCGTCGTGCCGTTGAACAGCACGGGCGTCACCGTCGCCCGCCTCGAGGAGAAGCTGGGTCTCAAGGCGTCCGACACCGCCGTCATCGTCTTCGACGACGTCCGCGTCCCCGCCGAGAACCTTCTCGGCTCCCCCGACATCGAGGTCCGCAAGGGCTTCGGTGGCGTGATGCAGACCTTCGACAACACCCGTCCGGTGGTCGCGGCGATGGCAGTCGGCCTGGGCCGTGCCGCCCTCGAGGAGCTGCGTCGCATGCTCGAAGAGGCCGGTCACGAGATCGACTACGACCGTCCCGCCGCAGCTCAGCACGCCTCCGTCGCCGACTTCATCCGCCTGGAGTCCGATTGGGAGGCCTCGTGGATGCTGGCCCTGCGCGCCGCGTGGATGGCCGACAACAAGACGCCGAACTCCGCCGAGGCGTCGATGAGCAAGGCGAAGGCCGGTCGCATGGTCACCGAGCTCACCAACAAGGCCGTCGAGATCGGCTCCACCGCAGCCTTCTCCGAGACCGAACTCCTGGAGAAGTGGGCGCGCGACTCCAAGATCCTGGACATCTTCGAGGGCACCCAGCAGATCCAGCAGCTGATCATCGCCCGCAAGGTCTTGGGCAAGAACAGTGCCGACCTCAAGTAG
- a CDS encoding DUF2804 family protein: MNTVVFPPAAVAPPQSLVAPSGHYNFGTYTGSIPTINPLDAAGTGKFVGARRRVRNLGLKEWEAFQLGDDRHFVLGAVYNAKALGLLQVLIVDKQAATIKRFETKLPSNLLDVARGLDGTVSSGEFAGLKIEIGNDLSGHDGSDGVLTVDATQRGTALRPEMGLHITGAADRAGHLVIVHPFDDTRALYSHKAMMPAAGSIVIDGERLGLADDRGFLILDDHHGDYPRPMKYDWVTGIRRREDGVVEGFNLTDNQICNPGVFNENAIWIGDQVHRLPAVTVTRPEGPWGKWFIRDEAGAVDVTFTPTVRSTQHVGPRKALAEYYAPYGWYEGTIEAENASLKVDGVFGVGEQKRISV, translated from the coding sequence ATGAACACCGTGGTCTTTCCTCCCGCCGCCGTCGCGCCGCCGCAGTCGCTGGTCGCCCCGTCCGGGCACTACAACTTCGGCACGTACACCGGCTCCATCCCGACGATCAATCCACTCGACGCCGCAGGCACCGGAAAATTCGTCGGCGCTCGACGTCGCGTGCGAAACCTCGGCCTGAAGGAGTGGGAGGCGTTCCAGCTCGGCGACGACCGCCACTTCGTCCTCGGTGCCGTCTACAACGCGAAAGCCCTTGGGCTGCTGCAGGTTCTGATCGTCGACAAGCAGGCGGCGACCATCAAGCGGTTCGAGACCAAGCTGCCGTCGAACCTGCTCGACGTCGCGCGCGGCCTCGACGGCACCGTGTCGTCGGGGGAGTTCGCGGGCCTGAAGATCGAGATCGGCAATGACCTCTCGGGCCACGACGGCTCTGACGGCGTCCTGACCGTCGACGCGACCCAGCGCGGCACCGCGCTGCGCCCGGAGATGGGTCTGCACATCACCGGCGCCGCAGACCGTGCCGGCCACCTGGTGATCGTGCATCCCTTCGACGACACCAGGGCGCTGTACTCACACAAGGCGATGATGCCCGCCGCGGGCTCCATCGTCATCGACGGCGAGCGTCTCGGTCTGGCCGACGACCGCGGCTTCTTGATCCTCGATGATCATCACGGCGATTACCCGCGGCCGATGAAGTACGACTGGGTGACCGGTATCCGCCGTCGTGAGGACGGCGTCGTCGAGGGCTTCAACCTCACCGACAACCAGATCTGCAATCCCGGGGTGTTCAACGAGAACGCGATCTGGATCGGCGACCAGGTGCACCGACTGCCCGCCGTCACGGTCACGCGGCCCGAGGGCCCGTGGGGGAAGTGGTTCATCCGCGACGAGGCCGGCGCCGTCGACGTCACCTTCACGCCGACCGTCCGGTCGACGCAGCACGTCGGACCGCGCAAGGCGCTCGCCGAGTACTACGCGCCCTACGGCTGGTACGAGGGCACCATCGAGGCCGAGAACGCGTCGCTGAAGGTCGACGGCGTCTTCGGCGTCGGGGAGCAGAAGCGGATCTCGGTGTAG